A stretch of DNA from Streptomyces xanthii:
CAACAGCGACCTCCTCACCCCGCTCTACGGCACCGCCCCACTCTCCCTGGCCTCCCTCCGCCTCCGCTCCGTGCACCTCGACTGGCGTGGGCCCGCCCTGACCCTGCGGCTCGATCTGCCCGCGCCTTCCCTGCCGTTGCCGGAGGAGTGGGCGGTCGCCGGGGTCGACAGCGTGCAGGGGCACTTGCAGTTTCTCGCCGTGGCGAATCTGGAGTTGGACGGGTGGGATCCGCCGGTTCTCGCGTCGTTCGCACTGACGGAGCTCGGTGGCGGCGAGCGCCGGATGCGGGTCGAGGTCTCGGCCGGCGAGGGGCCGCCCTTCCTGCGGTTCACCAGTCACACCGACGTACTGGCCGGGCACCTCAGCGGGTTCCGGGCCGGGCCCGGTGGGGTGGACAGCGGGCCGCACCTCTTCCGCGGCCCCCTCGACGCGAAGCGTCATTCCACCGTCCCCGACCCCAGCGAGAAGACCTTCTATGAACGGCTCTGAGGACGACGGCTTCCGGGAGCTGACGGAGGGCAGCGACCTGTTCTACGTTCACCTCGACGAGCGGGAGCGTTCCGTCACCCTCGGTTTCGCCCGCGAGCGCGGGAGCGAGGGGTCCGAGTTCTTTCTGCGCTTCCCCGAGGCGCGGGACGTCCGGGTGCGCGGCTGGACCCATCCGGGCAGGAAGGACGTCCGGGTCACGCGTGGCGACCCAGGGGACGGCGTCGCGGTCGACGTGTCGTCGCAGGGCTCGTCTCTGAGTTTTCGCGCGGCGGGCATCACTGTGGCCCGTACGCGCTCCTTCCCCGTCTGGCCCGGTGCTTGAGGGAGAGAAGGCGTGCGTATCGAGATCACCGAGGTGTCCGGTGACGTGATCGGTTTCAACAGCCCGGTGGGTCGCGCCTGGTGCCCGTCGGGGCGCCGGTGCTGGTCTCCGGGACCGTGGACGCGCCCGCAGGGCGTGATCGCGTGGTGGCCCTCCGGTGCGGCGGGAGCGTGTTGCTCGTGGAGTTCGGAGAGGTCGGGCGAGCGCTGCCGGGGGTCGGGGAGCGGGTCGCGTTCACGGTCGGTGGGATCGAGGTCCACCCGTATCGGCTGTGACGGGAGAGACTGGGCCCGTGAAGAGTGAAGAGATCCCCTTTGTCGGGGGGCCGCTCGATGGGCGGACGCTGGACGTGATGGTGACCGCCACCGGGAATCCGCCCAAGGTGTACAAGGTGCCGGTCCCGGGTGAGGAGGGCGGGGAGACCGTGTTCGTGTATGTGCGGGAGCCCGTGCCGAGCGGGAAGGCCGTGCAGCTCGTGACGCGGTGGCGGTACGTGTTCGCGCCCGACGGGAAGACCGGGCGGGAGATCCGGTGGCCGTGGTCCAGGAAGAAGGGCGTCGAGTAAAGGCGGCTCGCCGGGTGGGACCTGGACGGGTGGTGGGGTTGGGCCGGGTCGCGCAGCTCCGCGCGCCGGTCGTACGACGGTCTGCTGGTGTTCACGGTGCGGGGCACAGGGGCTGGCCCGCACCGGAGGTGATGAGGTGTCAGGCAGGCTGGTGCGGTGGGTGTGCACGGCGGCCGTCGCGGCGGCGGTGCTCCAGCCGGTTCCCGCGGGCGCGGCGCCCGGACCGGACGACACCGGGCAGGAGCGGCCGGTGGCCGAACTGCTGACGGATCTTCAGCGGCTGTACCGGGAGGCCGAGGAGGCCACCGAGGCGTACAACGCCACCGAGGAGAAGCTGAAGGAGCGGAAGAAGGCCGCGGAGGATCTCAGCGAGAAGCTGGCCCGGGCCCGGGGGGAGCTGAGCCGCAGCCGGGTCGCGGCCGGGCGGATGGCGCGGGACCAGTACCAGGGCAGCAGCGACATCTCCCCGTACGTACGGCTGCTGCTGGCCCGCGATCCGCAGCAGGCCCTCGATCAGGGGCACGTGCTGCGGCGCGCGGCGAGGGAGCAGCAGGCGGCGATCGCCCGGCTGGTCGGGCGGGAGAAGAAGACCGACGGGCTCGCCACGACCGCCCGGGCCGCCCTCGACCGCCAGATGCAGCTCACGGAGAAGAAGCGGAAAGAGCGGGACGCCGTGCAGGGGCGGCTCAAGGAGGTCGAGGAGCTGCTCGTCTCCCTCAGCGCCGATCAGCTCGCCGAGCTGGCGCGGCTGGAGAAGAAGGGGACCGCGGACGCGCAGCGGGAGTTCGTGGCGTCCGGGGCGCTGAGCTCCACCCCGCGCTCCCCGTCGAAGGCCGGTGACGCGGCGCTCTCGTACGCCGTCGAGCAGATCGGGAAGCCGTACGTGTGGGGCGCCGAGGGGCCGGACGCGTACGACTGCTCGGGGCTCACCTCGCAGGCCTGGGCGCACGCGGGCCGGACGATCCCGCGGACCTCGCAGGAGCAGTGGGCGCAGCTGCGCCGGGTGCCGATCGGCGAGCTGCGGCCCGGGGACCTCGTCGTGTACTTCCCGGAGGCGACGCACGTGGCGATGTACCTCGGCGACGGGATGGTGGTGCAGGCGCCACGCCCCGGGGCGAAGGTCAAGGTGTCGCCGATCGCGGCGAACCCGGTGCTCGGGGCGGTCCGGCCGGACCCCGGCGCGGACCCGATGTCCGGCTACCGGGCGCCGGCCCTGCCGGAGGGGGCGACGGACGGCGACGACACCGGGTACTCCGACCCGGGTGCGCCGCCGTCCCTCACCGAGTGACGACGGGCTACTGCGTCAGCGACGCGAGGTACGCCTCGGTCTTGGCCGGCTCGTAGAAGAAGTTCTCGAAGTCGGCCGGGTCGTTGAACCCGTTGGCGAAGCGGTCGGCGGCCGGCTGGAGCTGGCCGGCGGCGCCGAGCAGGTTGAGGACGTGCTCCGGCGGGGCCTGGAGCATCGTGTTCGTCCACTTGGTGACGTGCTGCGCGGTGTCCCAGTAGCGGTCGAACGTGGACTGCATCCACTCCTCGTCGAACGGCTTGTCACCGTGCTCGACGATGGAGGAGAGGTACGCGGCGGCGCACTTGGAGGCCGAGTTGGAGCCCTGGCCGGTGATCGGGTCGTTGGCGACGACCACGTCGGCGACGCCGAGGACCGCGCCGCCCGAGGGCAGCCGGCCGATCGGGTTGCGGACGGTCGGCGCGTAGCGGCCGGCGAGCGTGCCGTTGGCGTCGGTCAGCTCGACCTTCGTGGCGCGGGCGTACTCCCACGGCAGGAACTTCTCCATCAGCTCCAGCGTGAGCGCGAGGTGCTCGGAGGGGTCCTTGACGCCCTTGAACGCGTCCACGGGGCCGCCGGGGACGCCCTCCCAGAACAGGATGTCGGCGCGGCCCGAGGTGGTGAGGGTCGGCATGACGAAGAGCTCGCCGACGCCCGGCACGATGTTGCAGCGGACCGCTTCGAAGTCGGGGTGCTCGGGGCGCGGGCCGAGACCGTGCACGTAGGCGACGGCGAGGGCGCGCTGCGGCTCCGTGTACGGGGAGCGGGAGGCGTCGCGGCCGAACATGGAGACGAGCTCGCCCTTGCCGGCCGAGACCAGCACCAGGTCGTAGGTGCGGGCGAAGTAGTCGAGGTCGGAGACGGCGGCGCCGTGGATGACGAGCTGGCCGCCGCGCTGGGCGAAGGTCTCCATCCAGCCGGCCATCTTCACGCGCTGGTCGACGGACTGCGCGATGCCGTCGAGCTTGCCGACCCAGTCGATGGCCCGCTGGGTGGGGCCCGGGTCGTGCGAGCCGGGCGCGGCGACGGAGACGCCGAGGCCCTCGATCTTCGGGGCCTGGGTCTCCCAGAAGTTGAGCTGCAGGTCGCGCTCGTGCTGGAGCGAGGTGTGGAACATGCACTGCGTCGACATGACCCGGCCGGAGCGGATCTCGTCGGCGGTGCGGTTGGACATCAGAGTGACCTCGTACCCGTGGGACTGCAGGCCCAGGGCGAGCTGGAGACCGGACTGGCCGGCTCCGACGACGAGTATCTTCCGCGACATATCGACTGCCTCTAACTTGCTTACGAAATAAGGGATGTGACCCGCGGGGTCTACGGAGTTTCCGGCCTAGGCGGGGGTCGCGTCGAGCGCGTGGCCGACCAGCGAGAGCAGCGTCTCGATCACGGATATGCGGCGGCGCGCGTCCATGACCAGGACGGGGACGTGCGGCGGCACGGTGAGCGCCTCGCGCACGTCGTCCGGCTCGAACTCCTCGGAGCCGTCGAAGTGGTTGACGGCGACGACGTAGGGCAGCCCGCAGCTCTCGAAGTAGTCGAGGGCCGGGAAGCAGTCGGACAGCCGGCGGGTGTCGGCCAGGACGACGGCGCCGATCGCGCCGCGCACCAGGTCGTCCCACATGAACCAGAACCGCTGCTGGCCCGGCGTGCCGAACAGGTACAGGACCAGGTCGTCGTCGAGCGTGATGCGGCCGAAGTCCATGGCGACGGTCGTGGTGGCCTTGTCGGGGGTCGCGGACAGATCGTCCGTGTCCTCGCTGGCCCGGGTCATCAGCGCCTCCGTCTGGAGGGGCTGGATCTCCGAGACGGCGGTCACCAGGGTGGTCTTGCCGACGCCGAACCCGCCCGCCACGACGATCTTCGTGGCGATCGGGGCCCGGGTCCTGTCGGTCTGCCAGGCCTGCAACTGCTCCTCTTCTTCGAGGAGTTCGGTGACGTCAGAGACGACGGAGTCCACTCAGCACCCTTTCGAGCAGCGCGCGGTCCGGCTGTCCCGGGCCGTGACCGGTTCCGTACACACGGATCTTTCCCTGGTCGGCGAGGTCGCTCAGGAGGACGCGGACCACACCGAGGGGCATCTTGAGGAGCGCCGCGATCTCGGCGACCGTGCGCATGCGGCGGCACAGCTCCACGATGGCCCGCATCTCCGGCATGACGCCCGCGAGCGTGCCCTTCCCTATTTCGAGGTGCTGTTCGGGCGCTTCGAGGGCGGCGACGAACGTCTCGACGAGCAGCACGTGCCCGAAGCGGGTGCGGCCGCCGGTCAGGGAGTAGGGGCGGACGCGGGCGGCCTTGCGGTCGGATCCGCGTACGGGGAGTTTGCCGGTGCTCGTACTGCCGGGTGTCATCGGGTGCTCTCCATCGACTGGCGCAGTTCGCTGCGGAGTTCGGGGGTGAGGACATGCCCGGCACGGCCGACGAAGAGCGCCATGTGGTACGCGACGACGCTCATGTCGCAGTCCGGGGTGGCGTGCACGCCGAGCAGAGAACCGTCGCTGATGGACATGACGAAGAGGGAGCCCTCCTCCATGGCCACCATGGTCTGCTTGACGCCCCCGCCGTCCATCAGCTTGGCGGCGCCGATGGTGAGGCTGCCGACGCCGGACACGATCGTGGCCAGGTCGGCGCTGGAACCCTTGGGGCCGCCGCTGTGGTCAGCGGTCCTCTCGGTGTTGTGCCCCGGGTCGGAGGAGAGCAGGAGCAGCCCGTCGGACGAGACGACCGCGACGGAGAGCAGCCCTGGCACCTCCTCGACCAGATTGGTCAGCAGCCAGTGCAGATTGCGCGCTGCGCTGCTGAGTGCGCTGGATACAGGGGTGGGCGCAGTCAACTGCTTGCCTCCTCGGCGGTGTCCCCCTTGGCTTCTCCGATACGTTCTTCGATCTCGGCCGCGACGTCCTTGCGGCCTTCCTGCGCCCCCCGGTGGAATCCGCCGAGCCGGCGGCGCAGCGCGTCCGCGTCCACGGAGCCGGTGCGCGGCTTCGCGGCGGGAGCCTGGGCTGCGGCCTTCGGGGTGCGCTTGGGCAGGCCCTTGTCCGTGAGGCGCTGGGGCGCCGGCTCGGACACGGGGGTGCGCTGCGCGGGCACCTCGGCGGTGGCCGGCTCGGGAGCGTGGTCGGGCTCCGGCCGGTCATGGGTCTCGTTCGCGGCCTGGGGCGCGGGAGCCGGCGCGGCTTCGGGCTCGGGGTCGGCTTCGGGCTCGGCGAGCGCCGGAGTCGCGGTCAGGACCCCGGTGGTGGTCGCGGTCTCGTCCGGGGTGCGCTCGTGCGCGTCGGACTCGCCGGTGGCCACGGGCGCGGGGGCCGGTACCGGAGCCATGAGCTCCATCGTGGTCTCGGCCGGACGCTCCACGGGCTCGGACTGCTCCGTGGGCTCGGCGGGCGCGGCGGGCTCGGTGGTCTCCGCCTTGCGCACGGCCTGCTCGGCCGCCGCGATGAGCGGATCCGCACCCTCGGAGCCGTCGGCGCTGCGCCCGTCCAGGACGTTGGAGTTGGCCTCGGCCTCGGAGCCGGGCAGGTGCACGGCCGGGGCGCCGCCCGGCACCGGCACGGCCGGCGGCGCAGACACGACGGGCGCGGCGGCGAGCAGCGCGGTGGGCAGCACGGCGACGGCGGCGACACCGCCCTGCTTCTGCTCGCGCAGCCGGACCCGGATGCCGTGCCGTGCGGCGAGCCGCGCGACGACGTAGAGGCCGAGCCCGAGGCCGTCGGCGTCCGCCGGGTCGTGGGCCTGCTCCGCGGTGAAGGCGGACAGCCGCGCGTTGAGCTCCCGCATCCGGTCCTCGGCCATGCCGATGCCCTCGTCCTGGACGGAGAGCATGACCTCGCCGTTCTCCAGGAGCCAGCCGGAGACCTCGACGGTGGCGTCCGGCGGCGAGAACGAGGTCGCGTTCTCCAGGAGTTCGGCGACGAGGTGGCTGAGGTCGTCGGCGGCGAACCCGGCGACGTGCGCGTGCGGCGGCAGCGCGGCGATCCGGACCCGCTCGTACCGCTCGATCTCGGAGACGGCGGCACGGACGACGTCGACCAGCGGGACGGAGCCCGCGTGCTGCTGGCCGTGCTCGGCACCGGCGAGGACCAGGAGGTTCTCGCTGTGCCGGCGCATGACGGTGGCGAAGTGGTCGAGCTTGAACAGGGTGCCGAGGCGCTCGGGGTCCTGCTCGCGCTCCTCCAGGCCCTCGATGACGCCGAGCTGGCGCTCGACGAGGCCGAGGGTGCGCAGGGCGAGGTTGACGAAGGTGCCGTGGATGGAGTGGCGGGCCTTGTCCAGGCGCTCGGCGGCCTCGGCGAGCTCGGTGCGCAGGGCCTCGCGGTCGGCGCGCAGCGCGTCGCGGTCGTCGGCCATCCGCTGCCGCTCGCCGATGAGGTGCTTGCGGTCGGACTCGAGGCTGCCGAGCCGCTCGTGGAGGGCGAGCGCGTGCGCGTGCAGGGCGTTGACGGAGCGGACGACCTGGGCGAACTCGTCGTTGCGCCCGGTGAACTTCATCGGCTCCTCGGTGCCCGGCTCCGCGGCCAGGCGAGCGGAGCCGATCCGCAGCACGGCCAGCGGCCGGGTCAGCGAGCGGGCGGTGCCCATCGCGAAGCCGACGGCGGCGAGCAGGCAGAAGCCGGCCAGGGCGAAGCGGATCTCGAGCGCGGTGACGTCGTCGTCGCGCAGCTGCTCCAGGGCCTTGATCCGCTGGTCGCCGAGGGCGGCCTCGGCGCCCCGCATCTGGTCGACCCGGGCGGTGAGCGCGTCGTCGACCTTCTTGCTGCTGTACTCCAGTTCGGCGGCAGACAGCGTGGGGGCGTCGGTGAGCGCGGCGAGGTACTTGTCGGCCCGCTCGACCTCGGGCCCGGTGACCGTCGAGTCGTACGAGGTGACCGCGGCGGCCGGGGCGGACTCGCGGAAGTCGTCGAGCGCGGCCTGCGAGCGGACCTGGGCGAGCTGGGCGGCGGCGGTGAGTCCGTCCCGCTCCTCGGCGCCGCCGCCCGCCGCGTCCGAGACGACGGTCTTGGGCAGCCCGGTGACGGGGTCGAGGACCGTCGTGGTCGAGGTGGGCCGGGGCACCGCGTACGCGGCGAGCAGGAGGCCGCGGGCGGCGGAGGCCTGCTCGACGGCACGGTCCAGGTCGGCGAAGGCGCGGACGCCCGCGCCGGCCCGGGCGGGCGTGCTGTCGGCGAGGTCCTCGGCGAGCCGGTGCAGGCCGGCGATGGCGGCGGAGTACGCGGCGTTCGCCTTGAGGGCGGTGTCCTTGCCGGTGAGGGCGGCGCGGCGGACGGCGGCGATCTCGTCGAGGGTGCGGCGCAGCGAGCCCTCGGCGTCGGCGCGCAGCTCCTCGACCTGGCGGTCGACCCGGCCGCTGCGCTCCTCGCTGAGGCCCTTGCCCTCGGGGCGTCCGGCGGCGATGAAGGCGGTGACCTCGTCGCGCTCGTCGGCCAGGGAGCGGGACAGGGCGAGGGCGCTCTGCGTGCGCTGCGCGTCGTCGACGAGGCCCTGGGACTCGCCCACCTGGGCGGACGCGGTGAGGAGCGCGGGGGCGGCGGCGCCGGCGATCGCGGCGGCGACCACGGCGACGGCGACGATCAGCCGGTTGCGCACCCGGGCCTTGCGGCCCTTGCCGACCGGCGGGGCCGGGGGCGTCGGGGCGGGCGTCAGGGCCGGGGAGGGCACGGTGCCACCGGGCGCGGAGGACGTGCCGTGCTCCGTGACGGAGCCCGTCGCACCCACCCCGCCCACGCCAAGGGACCCGTTACCGCCGGAGGTCTTCCGCAACGTCTGGTGCTCGCATTCCTGACTCGTCCTACCCCTGGGCACGGGTGACGCTCCGTCAACACGCGCGCCCGTCTGGTATGGCTCCAGACCATTCCAGTGCCGGTGAGCAGGAGGCGTACATCACCTGGCCCGCCACCCGAAGGAGTGAACATCGTGCGGGAGTTGGCGAGCAAGTTCCCCGGGCCCGGCGGCGGGGCGTCCGCCGCGCGCCGGTTGGACGTCTTCGGAAGGCTTTGGCAAGATGCCCCGCCACGCCTCGGCGGAGCTGATCATTCCGCCCTAATTCCGGCGCCGCACACGCCAGACCACCTGCTCGTACCGACATCCGTCACACCTGTGAAGGCTCCGTGCAGACTCATGCAGACTGGCTGGATGCGCATCGAACTGACGACGGAACCCGGCGACCCCGAGCGCCCGAACGAGGACTACGCATCGGTAGCGCTCCCGGCATCCGGGCAGGGTGGATCGCTCGTGGTCCTCGACGGGGTCACGCCACCCTCCGGCGACGCCGGCTGTCTGCATTCCGTCCCCTGGTTCACGGCCCGCCTCGGCGGCGCCCTCGCGGAACTGTCCGCTTCGCGCCGGGATATGACGTTGTTTGACATCCTGGCCGCGGCGATCGAGCGGACCGCGGACGCCCATCGCGGCACGTGTGACCTTTCTCACCCCCGCACGCCGCAGGCGACCGTCGTGCTCGCGCGCTGGGACGCGGAGCGTCTTGAGCATCTCGTGCTGTCCGACTCGGCGTTGCTCGTCGAGGCGCCGGACGGCACGGTCACCGCG
This window harbors:
- a CDS encoding Imm50 family immunity protein, whose translation is MPSHYLSVRNSDLLTPLYGTAPLSLASLRLRSVHLDWRGPALTLRLDLPAPSLPLPEEWAVAGVDSVQGHLQFLAVANLELDGWDPPVLASFALTELGGGERRMRVEVSAGEGPPFLRFTSHTDVLAGHLSGFRAGPGGVDSGPHLFRGPLDAKRHSTVPDPSEKTFYERL
- a CDS encoding C40 family peptidase codes for the protein MSGRLVRWVCTAAVAAAVLQPVPAGAAPGPDDTGQERPVAELLTDLQRLYREAEEATEAYNATEEKLKERKKAAEDLSEKLARARGELSRSRVAAGRMARDQYQGSSDISPYVRLLLARDPQQALDQGHVLRRAAREQQAAIARLVGREKKTDGLATTARAALDRQMQLTEKKRKERDAVQGRLKEVEELLVSLSADQLAELARLEKKGTADAQREFVASGALSSTPRSPSKAGDAALSYAVEQIGKPYVWGAEGPDAYDCSGLTSQAWAHAGRTIPRTSQEQWAQLRRVPIGELRPGDLVVYFPEATHVAMYLGDGMVVQAPRPGAKVKVSPIAANPVLGAVRPDPGADPMSGYRAPALPEGATDGDDTGYSDPGAPPSLTE
- a CDS encoding styrene monooxygenase/indole monooxygenase family protein; its protein translation is MSRKILVVGAGQSGLQLALGLQSHGYEVTLMSNRTADEIRSGRVMSTQCMFHTSLQHERDLQLNFWETQAPKIEGLGVSVAAPGSHDPGPTQRAIDWVGKLDGIAQSVDQRVKMAGWMETFAQRGGQLVIHGAAVSDLDYFARTYDLVLVSAGKGELVSMFGRDASRSPYTEPQRALAVAYVHGLGPRPEHPDFEAVRCNIVPGVGELFVMPTLTTSGRADILFWEGVPGGPVDAFKGVKDPSEHLALTLELMEKFLPWEYARATKVELTDANGTLAGRYAPTVRNPIGRLPSGGAVLGVADVVVANDPITGQGSNSASKCAAAYLSSIVEHGDKPFDEEWMQSTFDRYWDTAQHVTKWTNTMLQAPPEHVLNLLGAAGQLQPAADRFANGFNDPADFENFFYEPAKTEAYLASLTQ
- a CDS encoding GTP-binding protein is translated as MDSVVSDVTELLEEEEQLQAWQTDRTRAPIATKIVVAGGFGVGKTTLVTAVSEIQPLQTEALMTRASEDTDDLSATPDKATTTVAMDFGRITLDDDLVLYLFGTPGQQRFWFMWDDLVRGAIGAVVLADTRRLSDCFPALDYFESCGLPYVVAVNHFDGSEEFEPDDVREALTVPPHVPVLVMDARRRISVIETLLSLVGHALDATPA
- a CDS encoding DUF742 domain-containing protein, which gives rise to MTPGSTSTGKLPVRGSDRKAARVRPYSLTGGRTRFGHVLLVETFVAALEAPEQHLEIGKGTLAGVMPEMRAIVELCRRMRTVAEIAALLKMPLGVVRVLLSDLADQGKIRVYGTGHGPGQPDRALLERVLSGLRRL
- a CDS encoding roadblock/LC7 domain-containing protein; translated protein: MTAPTPVSSALSSAARNLHWLLTNLVEEVPGLLSVAVVSSDGLLLLSSDPGHNTERTADHSGGPKGSSADLATIVSGVGSLTIGAAKLMDGGGVKQTMVAMEEGSLFVMSISDGSLLGVHATPDCDMSVVAYHMALFVGRAGHVLTPELRSELRQSMESTR
- a CDS encoding nitrate- and nitrite sensing domain-containing protein — encoded protein: MTPAPTPPAPPVGKGRKARVRNRLIVAVAVVAAAIAGAAAPALLTASAQVGESQGLVDDAQRTQSALALSRSLADERDEVTAFIAAGRPEGKGLSEERSGRVDRQVEELRADAEGSLRRTLDEIAAVRRAALTGKDTALKANAAYSAAIAGLHRLAEDLADSTPARAGAGVRAFADLDRAVEQASAARGLLLAAYAVPRPTSTTTVLDPVTGLPKTVVSDAAGGGAEERDGLTAAAQLAQVRSQAALDDFRESAPAAAVTSYDSTVTGPEVERADKYLAALTDAPTLSAAELEYSSKKVDDALTARVDQMRGAEAALGDQRIKALEQLRDDDVTALEIRFALAGFCLLAAVGFAMGTARSLTRPLAVLRIGSARLAAEPGTEEPMKFTGRNDEFAQVVRSVNALHAHALALHERLGSLESDRKHLIGERQRMADDRDALRADREALRTELAEAAERLDKARHSIHGTFVNLALRTLGLVERQLGVIEGLEEREQDPERLGTLFKLDHFATVMRRHSENLLVLAGAEHGQQHAGSVPLVDVVRAAVSEIERYERVRIAALPPHAHVAGFAADDLSHLVAELLENATSFSPPDATVEVSGWLLENGEVMLSVQDEGIGMAEDRMRELNARLSAFTAEQAHDPADADGLGLGLYVVARLAARHGIRVRLREQKQGGVAAVAVLPTALLAAAPVVSAPPAVPVPGGAPAVHLPGSEAEANSNVLDGRSADGSEGADPLIAAAEQAVRKAETTEPAAPAEPTEQSEPVERPAETTMELMAPVPAPAPVATGESDAHERTPDETATTTGVLTATPALAEPEADPEPEAAPAPAPQAANETHDRPEPDHAPEPATAEVPAQRTPVSEPAPQRLTDKGLPKRTPKAAAQAPAAKPRTGSVDADALRRRLGGFHRGAQEGRKDVAAEIEERIGEAKGDTAEEASS
- a CDS encoding protein phosphatase 2C domain-containing protein, whose product is MRIELTTEPGDPERPNEDYASVALPASGQGGSLVVLDGVTPPSGDAGCLHSVPWFTARLGGALAELSASRRDMTLFDILAAAIERTADAHRGTCDLSHPRTPQATVVLARWDAERLEHLVLSDSALLVEAPDGTVTALLDDRLDRVPRASLVSDAVADATVRNKEGGFFTAAADPDVARRAVTGTLPRAEVRALAALTDGVTRWVEKFHEGDWTDLFTLIRKEGAEAVVARVRALEDADAQARTYLRRSKTHDDASLVYAEL